Genomic segment of Fundidesulfovibrio magnetotacticus:
CCGGAGCTCCTGGACGCGCTGACGGCCCGGGGCGTGCCCATGGCCGTGGTCTCCAACAAGCCCGACCCCTTCTGCCAGACCACCGTGTGCGACTACTTCGGGGCCTGGACCTGGGGCGCGGTGCTGGGCGAGACGGAGCGCTTCCCGCGCAAGCCCGACCCGGCCGGGGCGCTCCACGTGGCCTCGGCGCTGGGGGTGGCCCCGGCGGACTGCCTCTTCCTGGGCGACTCGCCCATGGACGTGCGCTGCGCCCTGAACGCGGGCATGACCCCCGTGGGGGCCACCTGGGGGTTCCGCGAGCGGCACACCCTGGAGGCCGAGGGCGGCAGGCTCTTCATCGACAGGCCGGAGGAGTTACTGCGTTTCTTTTGACGCCTACTCTTCGCGCAGCTGCTCCCACTCCACGCCCAGCGCCTTGGCAATCTTCCAGAGAGTGGCCACTCGGGGCCGCACGCCGGGAGCTTCCATCTGGGCATAGGCAGGGCGGGAGACATCCATGCGCCGGGCCACTTCCTCCTGGGTCAGGCCCAGGTGTTCGCGCCAGGCGCGGACCAGACTCAGACCCTGCACAGCGTGCAGCCCAACCACCTCGTGAAGGATCAGGACTGCCTCGTCGGGCCTGACGGTTGAGGGGGCGTCCAAAGCGTTCACTGGTGCACTCCCCGCATTCAATCCCTCCAGCCGATGCCGCGCAGCAGGGCCCAGGCGGCGGCCAGCGCGCCCAGGGCCAAGACCGGCCAGACCATCTCCGCCAGGGAGAAGCCCAGCCAGCCCAGGGCCACGGCCAGGGCCACGGCCCAGGCCTCGCGCAGGCGGGCGGCGCGGCGCGCGTCCAGGGGGTCTCGTCCGGTGAGCAGGGGAAGCGGCTCCAGGCCACGCGCGCCCGGCCCGCCGGGGGCGCGGCCGGACTGGAGCTTGTGCCCGCACGCCTGGCAGGCGAGGGCCTCGTCGGGGTTTTCCCGGCCGCATTTGTTGCAGATCATGGATGGCCGCGCGTTGACAGGGGTTGCGACGGGTCTTACTCCTCGCCGGTCAGCCCGTCATAGCCCCCGCCCGATGGGCGGGCAACCGCAAAGCGAGCCCCCATGAGCGACAAGCCCCTGATCCCAGTCTACCTGGACCTCGTGCCCTGCCACGGCTGCGGGGCCTGCGCCGAGGTCGCGCCGGACCTCTTCGGCATGGACCAGAGCGTGGAGCGCCCCTTCCTCAAGGCCGACGAAGGCCCGGAGAACGAAGTCCGCCAGGCCATCGCCTACTGCCCCAACGACTGCATCACCACCGACGAGGAGTGACCCCGCGCGGCCGAAGGGCCGCCCTCCCCGCCCCACCCTCGCCCTGGCGGAAGGCCGTCACTCCTGGACCTGCCCGCCTACGGCCGCCAACGGCCGCTCGGACGGCACGCAACGGCCGGACCGGGGGCGAGGCGTCGGACCCTGCCCGTCCACGGCCGCAACGGCCGGACCGGGCGCGAGGCGTCGTCCCGGCCGCCTTGCCGTGCCCGTCTACCCCTTGGGCCATCCCACGCTCTGGGCCATGATCACCCGCTGGGTCGCGCCCAGGCCCATGGCCTTGGCCAGCGCCTCGCGGTCCACACTGGCGCGCACCACCGTGCCCAGGCCCATGGCCGCGCAGTAGAGGTAGACGTTCTGGCTCACGAAGCCGGTGTCGGCCCAGGCGTAGTTCAGCTTCTCCTCGTCCGTTTTGCCCGCCGCCTTCTCCACGTCGGCCACGTAGACAAGGTTCAGCGGCGCCTTGGCCGCGAAGGACTGCGTGCCCGTGAGAGCGCGCAGGTCCCCGCCGGCCTTGCGGACCAGGGCGTTGGCCTTGGGGTCGTACAGGAAGAGGCCGTCGGCCTTGGCCGCCCACACCGAGACCTCCTGGCGGTTGTGGGCGCTTGGCGCGGTGCGCCTGCCCGAGTCCGGGCGGTTCACGCCGCAGGCGGCCCAGAGAATCCCGGCCAGGATGTCCGGGGCGATGTCCTTGTCCGCGTATTCGCGCACGCTCTGGCGGGCGCGCAGGGCCGCCTCCAGAGTCTTGCCGCCGGGAAGGGCCGGGGCGGGCAGGGCCGCGCCCCCCTGCTGGGCCAGGGCCGGGGCGGGCAGGGCCGCGCCCCCCTGCTGGGCCAGGGCCGGAGCCGCCCCCAGGCCCAGGGCCAGGGTTCCCGCCGCCGCGATGAAGCCGCGTCTTTTCATGCCGTACTCCTCAAGGGGCCGCCCGGCCCCGCGTTGACGTTGCGCACGCCCGGCGCGCCGCCTTTCCGGCAGGAGCGGACCGGGCCGATCGATCCTCCCTGCGTCAACGCGTGGTGGATGGCAAGGGGCAATCGCATCGCGTCTCGAAGGGTTTTCGGACTTTCCGCGCCTGGGCGCGCTCGGGACCAGGCCGCCTTTCCCGTCCTCGAACGCCCCGGCAAGCGGGACCAGAGACTTGACGCGCGCCCGGTCGGACCTACCTCATGAGAACAATCAAGACCTTTTCAGTCTACATTATAAGGAAGCCGCAATGTTCACCAACCATACATTCAACGCCCTGACGGTGCTGAGAGCCATGCTCAAGGGCTACGCCGTAGAGATCCTCGGCGACCGCTACGCCTATGACGAGGAGACGCGCCGCGTGGGCGTGCTGCGCAAGGAGGGCGCGGACGAGTTCCTCGTCTACGCCGACATCGACCTCAACCGGTTCCTCTCCATGTGCGAGCAGGTGGACGAGGACAAGATCCATGAGATGCTCGCCGTGCTCAACCATGACCCGGAAGAGTTGCGCCCCGCACCCGATGTCGTGCGGGGCGAGCGTTTCCATTAGCCCGCCCCGAATCCCGGGCAGGTGACGACGCCTGCCTGTTGCTTTTCGCGCCCGCCGCCGGTCCCCATCAAGGACGGTCGGCGGGCGTTTCATCTGTTGGACCCGGCGGGTGCTTCACGATTGAGGGAGGTGGGGCGGTCGGGGAATATGCCTCCGCCGGGCAATGGGCTATCGCCCTCCGCACTCCCTTCACCGTTTCGCGGGCTTCACCGGACACAGCGCAGTAGGGCGCGGCTGCCCGCATCCGTCACTGCCCGCAAGGCGGGCCGGGGGCGGCCAGCGTGGCCTGGTAGCACGACCAGGACTTGTCTGCCAGCCAGGAAGACCTCATCCTGACGAGCACCGCATGCCAGGAGTCCAGCAACTCCTTGTCGCAGGACACGTTCACCCCTCCGGACTTATGAATGTCCCAGAGGACGCGGGAAACGATTAGGATTTCCTTGTCGTCGCGCACCTGAGGAATCTTCCACTTGAGAACCTCAACGGTTTCCTGCGGCTTCGAGAGAAAGTATTCCAAGGAAGGTGGCGCGTGATGATCATACAACGTACCACACATATACGCCTCGTAATAGATGGCTATCGGTGCCTTTTCACCTCTAAGCTGAGATTTTGCCGTAGCAAAATTTAAATACGATTGAAATTCTTTGCATCTCTTATCCATGCTTGGATTGGGATAAAAAATACACGACGACAAACCGATACATACAACAGCTGAAACCGCCATAAGTTGCGACCAATTGTTTGCCACTTCGCACTTCCTCATGCAGAGGGTGAACGTCTTCGCCAGTAAAGACCCGTCCTCGCATCATTTCCCGGAAACGCCCGAAGGCGGCGTGATCCACCGCCATCGGGCTTCCTATCGACCAAACTACCTGTTGTAACCCTCGTCCGACGACGGCCGCAGGCCGCTCGCCTCGCCGGAGGACTTTTCCGGTTCTTTGTATCCAATCCGCTCCGGCCAACCAGGATAGGCAATGTCCCAGGCTTCATGCTCATACGTGCTGTGCTTGTATCCGCCCCGGCGGGCGATGTCCCAGAGGTACCCGGCGCGGGTCATGCCGGACTGGTACTGGCCCGAATGGATGACCTCCTCAAGCAGGACGTCGAAGTCCTCCTGCCTTCTAAGAGGATCGAACTTATTCCCCTCGAACCCGCTCGGATCGATGTAGATGTGGTTCTCTAGGGCCATCCCCCGTGCAGACCCCGGCATGTACCAGGGCTTTTCCGAGTCGTGGATTTTCTGCCTGTCCAGGGGCATCCCCTCGAAGCGCGTGCCCTGGATGCGCTCCCGGATCCGTCCGGCCAGGTCCGGGTCCAGGCGTTTCCACTTGCCGCCGCGAACGGCGTCGGAGTTCGGGTCGTAGGGCTCGTTGAAGGGGCCGGGCTCGGCGTCGCCTCCGTACATCCCGCGCTCGCGGCGCTGGACGGGCTCGAAGCGGATGTCGTGCTTGAGTTGCATCTTCTCGGGATCGACCTCCGAGGGATGCACGCCCATCATGCGGGCGTAGGCCCGCACCGTCTGATCCTGCGTGAGCGGCGGCCTGCCGTGGGGGAACTCTTCCAGGGGCCGGGCGATGTCGTCCTCCTGGTCAGGAGCCTCCGCTCGCCCGTCGGACCAGGCAGGCTGCGGCGTTGCCGCCCGCGTCACTGGAGCGGCCAGCCTCGCCCCGCCGCCAAGGGCCGTGAAATCCGTTCCGCCCAACAACGATCTACCCGGCGACAGGAGCCCGCCGGGCTCATTCCAGCCCTCCGGCTGGGTCGAACCCAGAAGACTACTCCCAAAAGGTTTGAACAATGACATAGACACCTCCTATTTGTTTTGGGGTATTCTATGCAAGCAAAAACAAATTTCATCACGCATTGCGCTATGCTGGTAACTTTCTCAAAATAGTTTTCGCTACCATGGTCATACCCACGGGCGGACAAACGGCGGGATGAGGGTTCCAATTAGAGCTGGTGGGGGGATGGCGGATAGGGGCGGCAGGGCGGACGGGAATATGCCCCCGGCTGGCAAGGCCTTAACGCCTGCGCCGCCTGTCGCGCGGGAATTCGCGCAAAGCCGCGAATCCCCCTGCGGGTCCAGCGGGGTGCGGGGCCGAGCCCCGCACAGCTCGAAGCGCCGCAAATTCCCAATATCCAGCGAATCGGCCTACTGTCTCGTTCTGGTCGGGAATCACCATCCCGACCCACACGCCCGGCAGCCACCCCGCTCGACATTTTGCGCCGTGGAAACCCTTCATTTTCGTCACGAATGTTCATTTTTGAAAAGAACATCCGGGCGACCCCTTGCGAGCTACATACAATATTGTTAAGAACGCGCCTGCGGATTCTTGCGGCAACAAATTTGTCATCCTGCAAACCGCTGATTCCACGGCAATCCACGGACCATGGCCCCTCTGGAGCGCACTTTCCGGGCGTCCAGGCGGAAAAGAAGGGCGGAGACCGCGCATCGGGCGCGTTTTCCGGCGCGCGTGCGGCCCTTCCGGCCCTGCCGACAGACTCGGGAGGCGTTTCCATGATCCAGGCGGGCGACACCGCGTTCATCCTCGTCAGCGCGGCCCTGGTGCTCCTCATGACGCCGGGGCTGGCCCTTTTCTACGGCGGCATGGTCCGGCGCAAGAACGTGCTGGGCACCATCATGCAGAGCTTCATGATGATCTCGCTCATCTCCATCGAGTGGGTCTACCTGGGCTATTCCATGAGCTTCGGCCCCGACGTGGCGGGCGTGACCGGCAGCCTCGCCTGGGCGGGCCTTGCGGGAGTGGGCGCGGCCCCCTCGGAGTACGCCCCCACCATCCCCCACTCGGTGTTCATGATCTACCAGTGCATGTTCGCGGTGATCACCCCGGCGCTGATCACCGGGGCCTTCGCGGAGCGCGTGCGCTTCGCGCCCTTCGCCGTGTTCAGCGTGGCCTGGGCCGTGCTGGTGTACAACCCGGTGTGCCACTGGGTGTGGGGCCAGGGCGGCTTCCTCAAGGAGATGGGCGTGCTGGACTTCGCCGGCGGCCTGGTGGTGCACCTCACCTGCGGCGCGGCGGCCCTGGCCTCCGTGATGGTGATCGGCGCGCGCCAGGACCACGGGCGCAGGCAGTTCTTCCCCCACAACCTGCCCATGACGCTCCTTGGCACGGGCCTGCTCTGGTTCGGCTGGTTCGGCTTCAACGGCGGCTCGGCCCTGGCGGCCGACGCCCTGGCGGGCACGGCCTTCGTCTCGACCCACCTGGGCGGCATGGCGGGCATGGCCATGTGGGTGGCCGTGGAATGGCTCTACCAGGGCAAGCCCACCACCCTGGGAGCGGCCTCGGGCGCGGTGGCGGGCCTGGCCACCATCACCCCGGCGGCCGGGTTCGTGGGGCCCAACCACGCCGTGCTCATCGGGCTCATCGCCGGGCTGTGCTGCTACTTCGCCGTGGTGCTCAAGGCGCGCCTGCGCTTCGACGACTCCCTGGACGTGGTGGGCATCCACGGCCTGGGCGGGCTGATCGGCACGCTCATGGCCGGGCTCTTCGCCAGCAAGGCCGTGAACCCCGCCGGGGCCGACGGCCTCTTTTTCGGCAATGCGGCGCAACTTGGCGTGCAGGGCCTTGGCATCCTGGTCGTGGGAGGCTATGCCTTCGTGGTGAGCTTCGCCCTGCTCAAGGCCGTGGACGCCTTCCTGGGCCTGCGCATGCAGCCCGAGGCCGAGGGCCTGGGCATGGACGTGGCCGAGCACAACGAAGCCGCCTACAACGAATAAGCGAGGTACACGGGCATGAAGCGCATAGAGATCATCACCCGCCCCCACAAGCTCGAGGACGTGAAGCAGGCCCTCACCGAGATCGGCGTCACGGGCATGACCGCCTCCGAGGTCAAGGGCTTCGGACGCCAGCGCGGCCACAAGGAAATCTACCGGGGCGCGGAATACCAGGTGGACTTCGTGCCCAAGGTCAAGATCGAGACCATCGTGGACGACGCCATGGCCGCGAAAGTGGTGGAGGCCGCCCGCAAGGCCGCACAGACCGGGCAGGTTGGCGACGGCAAAATCTTCGTGATGCCCGTGGTCGAGGTGGTGCGCATCCGCACCGGCGAGACCGGACCCGACGCCGTCTAGAGCGCCCCCCCCTCCCCGAATGCGAAGGCCGGATGCCCCTGGGCGTCCGGCCTTTTTTTGGCGCCCCCGCCCCGCGCGGCGGGCGGCTCTGCCCTGCGTTCCGCCGGGGTCAGCCCCTGCCGCCGGGGCGGGCCTTGGGGCGGCAGGCCCCCTGGCAGCAGCCGCCGGAGAGCATCTCGGAATAGGCGTAGAGGATGCGCCGCTCGCGCTCCAGGCGGTCCTCGGCCACGGCCGCGACGGGGTGCGCCCGGGCCAGGGTCTCCAGGTCGTCGTAGCGGGGCACGGCGGCCATGCCCGAGCCCAGCACCTCGCCCGAGGCCGCGGCGGCCAGCACTGCGCTGCGAGTGTCCGTGACCAGGGCCAGGGGCGCGGGCGGCGCGTGCAGGCGCGCGGCGGCCAGGGCCTCGCGCAGGTAGGAGCCGGGCTCGCCCGAGCAGAAGATCACCAAGAGCAGGGGCTCGCCCCCTGCCCCGCTGGCCAGGAGGTCCACCATGCGGGTGTAGTCCTTCCCGTCCACGGGGAAGCAGACCCCGATCTTGGCCTCCAGCCGTCCCCGGGGGTAGCCCCGTTCCTCCACCAGCAGACGGGCGAGGGCCTGGCGGAACTCCTCGTAGGAGGTTTCCTCCAGTTCCTCGCCCGTAAGGTAGTCACGGATCACCGTGCCCAGCGATTCCTCGTGCATGCGCCGCCCTCCTTGGAGCGGACATGGTAGCGCCGCCGGGCCGAACCTACAAGCCGCAGTCGCCCAGCTTTTTCCTCAGGACCTCTTCGCCGTAGGCGACCACCTTGTCGTACACCTTCTTCTCCAACAGCCACTTCACGGCCCAGCGCCCGATGCCCGGCATAGGCGCCCTGGAGACGTACAACTCGGCCAGGGCCTTGAGGCGTGCGCGCGCCTTGTCCAGAAGTTCGGGCATTTTGTCGCGCTCGTAGGCCAGGGTCTCCCAGGCGAAGCCATCCATCTCGGCCCTCTCCTGGGCGCGGCCGAGCACCGGCAGGATGGGGATCACGGCCTCCGTACCGCCGCCTTTCGCCTCTCGATGGACCACGAAGTTTTCCAAATGCTTATGATTGGCGGCAAAGAGGGGGTTTACCCGGGCCTCTCCCAGGGGGATGCAGAAGTGCTGTTCCAGGAAGCGCTGGCAGTTGCGCCTGCCCAGCATGAAGTCGTGCTGACGGAACTTGAGCGACAGGAAGCCCCCGAAACCGCCCAGGCTGCCGCAGGCGATGGGGGCCTCGTCGGCGTGGGGGCCTACGCGCGAAGGGGCCACGAGGAAGCGGCTGTAGACGTCGCAGTCCATGGCCAGCTGCAGTTCCTCGGGTTTGAAGCGGGCCTGCATCTTGACCGCCGTGATCACCTTGCCCGCCAACCAGTGGATCTCCTTGTTCTCGTAGGCATCGATGTCGTCGTTGGCGTCGCCGCCCACCACGGGGAAGGGGTCCACCATCAGCACGGCTCGCCGGACCTCCCGGGGATCGCGGGGATTGAACTTGTCCGGCCCGGCCACGCAACGCCGCGCCAGTTCGAAGGGCTCGTTGTTCATGAGCCCGCCGTCCACGAGGAGCGTCTTGTACTTGTAGCCGGGGGCCGTGTTCCAGCCCAGCCGGTCCCAGTGGGGGATGAGTTGATCCTCCTTCTTTTCGAAGTACTTCACCTTTCCCACGGGATCGTAGCGCTGGCTGCTGACCATGTCCCACTTTCTGACAGTGTAGTCCGCGTATTCGCGGGCGTAGGT
This window contains:
- a CDS encoding HAD family hydrolase produces the protein MPRAVLFDLDGTLLDTLEDLADAGNATLAALGHPTHPVERYKQFVGDGVAMLVRRALPPGAGDEEFGRALSVMRGEYEARLAGKTRPYPGIPELLDALTARGVPMAVVSNKPDPFCQTTVCDYFGAWTWGAVLGETERFPRKPDPAGALHVASALGVAPADCLFLGDSPMDVRCALNAGMTPVGATWGFRERHTLEAEGGRLFIDRPEELLRFF
- a CDS encoding helix-turn-helix domain-containing protein translates to MNALDAPSTVRPDEAVLILHEVVGLHAVQGLSLVRAWREHLGLTQEEVARRMDVSRPAYAQMEAPGVRPRVATLWKIAKALGVEWEQLREE
- a CDS encoding zinc-ribbon domain-containing protein → MICNKCGRENPDEALACQACGHKLQSGRAPGGPGARGLEPLPLLTGRDPLDARRAARLREAWAVALAVALGWLGFSLAEMVWPVLALGALAAAWALLRGIGWRD
- a CDS encoding ferredoxin — protein: MSDKPLIPVYLDLVPCHGCGACAEVAPDLFGMDQSVERPFLKADEGPENEVRQAIAYCPNDCITTDEE
- a CDS encoding nitroreductase family protein, producing MKRRGFIAAAGTLALGLGAAPALAQQGGAALPAPALAQQGGAALPAPALPGGKTLEAALRARQSVREYADKDIAPDILAGILWAACGVNRPDSGRRTAPSAHNRQEVSVWAAKADGLFLYDPKANALVRKAGGDLRALTGTQSFAAKAPLNLVYVADVEKAAGKTDEEKLNYAWADTGFVSQNVYLYCAAMGLGTVVRASVDREALAKAMGLGATQRVIMAQSVGWPKG
- a CDS encoding ammonium transporter: MIQAGDTAFILVSAALVLLMTPGLALFYGGMVRRKNVLGTIMQSFMMISLISIEWVYLGYSMSFGPDVAGVTGSLAWAGLAGVGAAPSEYAPTIPHSVFMIYQCMFAVITPALITGAFAERVRFAPFAVFSVAWAVLVYNPVCHWVWGQGGFLKEMGVLDFAGGLVVHLTCGAAALASVMVIGARQDHGRRQFFPHNLPMTLLGTGLLWFGWFGFNGGSALAADALAGTAFVSTHLGGMAGMAMWVAVEWLYQGKPTTLGAASGAVAGLATITPAAGFVGPNHAVLIGLIAGLCCYFAVVLKARLRFDDSLDVVGIHGLGGLIGTLMAGLFASKAVNPAGADGLFFGNAAQLGVQGLGILVVGGYAFVVSFALLKAVDAFLGLRMQPEAEGLGMDVAEHNEAAYNE
- a CDS encoding P-II family nitrogen regulator; the protein is MKRIEIITRPHKLEDVKQALTEIGVTGMTASEVKGFGRQRGHKEIYRGAEYQVDFVPKVKIETIVDDAMAAKVVEAARKAAQTGQVGDGKIFVMPVVEVVRIRTGETGPDAV
- a CDS encoding type I restriction endonuclease subunit R, with product MHEESLGTVIRDYLTGEELEETSYEEFRQALARLLVEERGYPRGRLEAKIGVCFPVDGKDYTRMVDLLASGAGGEPLLLVIFCSGEPGSYLREALAAARLHAPPAPLALVTDTRSAVLAAAASGEVLGSGMAAVPRYDDLETLARAHPVAAVAEDRLERERRILYAYSEMLSGGCCQGACRPKARPGGRG